One genomic window of Coffea eugenioides isolate CCC68of chromosome 1, Ceug_1.0, whole genome shotgun sequence includes the following:
- the LOC113761919 gene encoding protein piccolo-like isoform X1 gives MEKGVDANILLDFIEFQIFPSQNRYEACVCRGKKIETVTSAILEPLLLHSATIKALHSEGFDAKYKLIAPEDRNSSRWFRKSTLMRFLQVIGSSEVTYATDTVKDEISQLEEARKFHLSLYSKGPQNHLETGNAGNSSNNNASIPKAGISSPSSDDSKNELLHAIDMRLSALRGELATAFAQSARATCSNEEMDDLEKFSHHFGATDLRDSLCKLLELSEENSRDEIPSGSQLSSKRNLERHRINNKQENNKNCNQPQSDTPVKYSASPAKAAQIERESSSESGELSCSGDEEQPSIQRSRTLIRSASPRRSASPMRRVQIGRSGSRRSTALAIKSLNYLPRERLSCQKDAATESSDEEASEQPSKRSESNVNRISVQDAISLFESKQRDQTVDIQKTKSLLNVKVGANKSVLRRWSAGAGENFSEDPQSTNSDNAVALPSDGVENTGIANELPEEKAEHDLPSEDDAVRPAELGIKPDSPEQGLPDAACIQENAVCSQTAEISENLMDSAEWSRQKEAELNQLLMKMMETNPVKYRTGAPANRKSQNLPSEQRGGFYDHYKEKRNEKLRGETAGKRAEKEKQFRVMQQILDERKAEMASANGSDAGRKHNVKPQKSQKTSSPANHKKEISKPSVVKKASPKASPLPATRKSWPTTASPRPTGISPAKTPPGTTSAGTTTRRKSQPAPPVPRLSPKVERSQLKPKSVKPNQNDTNKGVKDANEKQQALKKITKSAKPKPQSMDRDAASSAKPSFYNKVTKKSSVVPIESKPFLRKNSGIGSGVSPVSRAKVPPPPEDTLIVTGDANQAEENEIASSSSDQVIEQQEVNLEVNKDHADMEFNSQVNQEKYEEMETPVEVAFTELDGFQNLTDADAALNAQATEESDIPPTAWVEIEEHEEQPAPFSGNVCQIQSPSSVAPVGIPSPRVRHSLSQMLLEESSEPDVVEWGNAENPPAMVYQRDVPKGLKRLLKFARKSKMDTNSTGCSSPSVFSEGEDDTDESKLVTKRSSDNLLKKATLHAKNLGHQNTSSRDKSLAAHGTHAQANISKTIGHRLSEKLQEGHISAPVTSSKATRSFFSLSAFKGGKQNEVKFL, from the exons ATGGAGAAAGGGGTAGATGCCAATATCCTGCTTGATTTCATTGAATTTCAGATTTTCCCAAGCCAGAACAG GTACGAGGCATGCGTATGCCGggggaaaaaaatagaaacagTAACATCTGCAATTCTTGAGCCATTGTTGCTGCATTCCGCTACTATCAAAGCATTGCATTCAGAAGGATTTGATGCCAAATATAAACTCATAGCACCTGAAGATCGTAATTCTTCCAGATGGTTCAGAAAGTCCACATTAATGAG ATTCTTGCAAGTTATTGGTTCATCAGAAGTAACATACGCAACTGATACTGTAAAAGATGAGATATCTCAGCTAGAGGAGGCCCGGAAATTTCACCTTTCATTGTATTCAAAG GGTCCTCAAAATCATCTTGAGACTGGGAATGCAG GCAATTCTTCCAACAACAATGCATCAATCCCGAAA GCTGGAATTAGCTCTCCGTCATCAGATGATTCCAA AAATGAATTGCTGCATGCTATAGATATGAGACTTTCTGCCCTAAGAGGGGAATTAGCTACTGCATTTGCCCAATCAGCTAGGGCTACATGCTCCAATGAGGAGATGGATGACTTGGAAAAGTTCTCTCATCATTTTGGAGCCACAGACTTGAG GGATTCTTTGTGCAAACTCCTGGAGTTGAGCGAAGAGAATAGTCGAGATGAGATTCCAAGTGGCAGTCAGCTTTCTTCTAAAAGAAATTTAGAGAGGCACAGAATCAATAATAAGCAGGAGAATAATAAGAACTGCAACCAACCACAGTCAGATACTCCTGTAAAGTATAGTGCTTCTCCAGCAAAAGCTGCACAgattgagagagagagctccTCTGAAAGTGGAGAATTGTCTTGCTCAGGTGATGAGGAGCAACCATCCATTCAAAGAAGCCGGACTCTTATAAGATCTGCTTCACCTAGAAGATCTGCATCTCCAATGCGGAGGGTTCAAATTGGACGATCGGGATCCCGGAGATCCACTGCATTGGCTATCAAAAGCCTCAATTATTTACCTAGAGAAAGGTTAAGCTGTCAAAAAGATGCAGCTACAGAGAGTAGCGATGAGGAAGCATCTGAGCAACCATCAAAAAGATCCGAGAGTAATGTAAATAGAATCAGTGTGCAAGATGCAATCAGTCTTTTTGAAAGCAAGCAAAGAGACCAAACAGTGGATATCCAGAAGACAAAGTCATTGTTAAATGTCAAGGTTGGTGCAAATAAATCTGTATTGAGAAGATGGAGTGCTGGTGCAGGTGAAAATTTTTCTGAAGATCCCCAAAGTACTAACTCAGATAATGCTGTTGCCTTACCTTCAGATGGTGTGGAAAACACCGGAATCGCAAATGAGTTGCCAGAAGAAAAAGCTGAGCATGATCTTCCTTCTGAGGATGATGCAGTTCGGCCTGCTGAATTGGGTATTAAGCCAGACTCTCCTGAACAAGGATTGCCTGATGCAGCTTGCATTCAGGAGAATGCTGTCTGTAGTCAAACAGCAGaaattagtgaaaatttaaTGGACTCAGCTGAATGGAGTCGACAGAAGGAAGCAGAACTTAACCAGTTGCTAATGAAAATGATGGAAACTAATCCGGTTAAATATCGAACTGGAGCACCTGCCAATAGAAAAAGCCAGAACTTGCCAAGTGAACAGAGAGGTGGTTTCTATGACCACTACAAGGAAAAGAGGAATGAGAAACTCCGAGGAGAAACTGCTGGAAAACGAGCAGAGAAGGAAAAACAATTTAGAGTTATGCAACAAATTCTTGATGAGAGGAAAGCCGAAATGGCATCTGCAAATGGGAGTGATGCTGGTAGAAAACATAATGTGAAGCCCCAGAAATCACAGAAGACGTCATCCCCGGCAAATCACAAGAAGGAAATATCAAAACCTTCTGTTGTTAAAAAAGCTTCACCAAAAGCATCTCCTTTGCCTGCCACACGGAAATCATGGCCAACTACAGCATCACCAAGACCTACAGGTATCTCACCAGCTAAAACCCCTCCTGGGACGACTTCTGCTGGTACCACTACCCGTAGAAAATCACAACCAGCACCACCAGTTCCTCGATTGAGCCCAAAAGTAGAGAGATCACAACTCAAACCAAAGTCAGTTAAACCAAACCAGAATGACACTAACAAGGGTGTTAAAGATGCAAATGAAAAGCAGCAAGCtttgaaaaaaattaccaaGTCAGCAAAACCAAAACCTCAGTCTATGGATAGGGATGCTGCTTCCTCAGCAAAGCCTAGCTTCTATAACAAGGTGACCAAGAAAAGCAGTGTTGTGCCTATTGAATCAAAGCCTTTTCTCCGTAAGAATTCTGGGATAGGCTCTGGAGTTAGTCCAGTCTCGAGGGCTAAAGTACCTCCTCCGCCTGAGGACACGTTAATCGTTACAGGAGATGCTAATCAAGCTGAAGAGAATGAAATTGCTTCTAGCTCATCTGATCAGGTCATTGAACAACAGGAAGTGAACCTCGAGGTAAATAAAGATCATGCAGACATGGAATTCAACAGTCAGGTAAACCAGGAGAAATATGAGGAAATGGAAACTCCTGTTGAGGTTGCTTTTACCGAACTTGATGGTTTTCAAAACCTGACTGATGCTGATGCTGCATTAAATGCTCAAGCTACAGAAGAATCAGATATCCCTCCTACAGCCTGGGTGGAAATAGAAGAGCATGAGGAACAACCGGCTCCATTCAGTGGCAATGTTTGCCAAATTCAATCACCATCCAGTGTTGCACCAGTTGGAATCCCCAGTCCACGTGTTCGTCACTCTCTGTCTCAGATGCTGCTGGAGGAGAGCAGTGAACCTGATGTTGTTGAATGGGGCAATGCCGAGAATCCTCCTGCCATGGTCTACCAAAGAGATGTCCCCAAGGGATTGAAGAGGCTTTTGAAATTTGCTCGAAAGAGTAAAATGGACACAAATTCAACTGGCTGCTCTAGTCCATCTGTCTTTTCTGAAGGAGAGGATGATACTGACGAATCTAAATTAGTTACTAAAAGAAGTTCTGACAATTTACTGAAGAAGGCAACGCTTCATGCAAAAAATTTGGGACATCAAAACACCTCGTCACGGGACAAAAGCCTAGCTGCTCATGGGACACATg CTCAAGCAAATATAAGCAAAACCATTGGTCATAGATTGTCTGAGAAGTTGCAGGAGGGACATATTTCTGCTCCGGTGACTTCATCAAAAG CAACAAGGTCATTCTTCTCTCTTTCAGCATTCAAGGGTGGCAAACAGAACGAGGTGAAGTTTCTGTGA
- the LOC113761919 gene encoding protein piccolo-like isoform X2 — protein MEKGVDANILLDFIEFQIFPSQNRYEACVCRGKKIETVTSAILEPLLLHSATIKALHSEGFDAKYKLIAPEDRNSSRWFRKSTLMRFLQVIGSSEVTYATDTVKDEISQLEEARKFHLSLYSKGPQNHLETGNAGNSSNNNASIPKAGISSPSSDDSKNELLHAIDMRLSALRGELATAFAQSARATCSNEEMDDLEKFSHHFGATDLRDSLCKLLELSEENSRDEIPSGSQLSSKRNLERHRINNKQENNKNCNQPQSDTPVKYSASPAKAAQIERESSSESGELSCSGDEEQPSIQRSRTLIRSASPRRSASPMRRVQIGRSGSRRSTALAIKSLNYLPRERLSCQKDAATESSDEEASEQPSKRSESNVNRISVQDAISLFESKQRDQTVDIQKTKSLLNVKVGANKSVLRRWSAGAGENFSEDPQSTNSDNAVALPSDGVENTGIANELPEEKAEHDLPSEDDAVRPAELGIKPDSPEQGLPDAACIQENAVCSQTAEISENLMDSAEWSRQKEAELNQLLMKMMETNPVKYRTGAPANRKSQNLPSEQRGGFYDHYKEKRNEKLRGETAGKRAEKEKQFRVMQQILDERKAEMASANGSDAGRKHNVKPQKSQKTSSPANHKKEISKPSVVKKASPKASPLPATRKSWPTTASPRPTGISPAKTPPGTTSAGTTTRRKSQPAPPVPRLSPKVERSQLKPKSVKPNQNDTNKGVKDANEKQQALKKITKSAKPKPQSMDRDAASSAKPSFYNKVTKKSSVVPIESKPFLRKNSGIGSGVSPVSRAKVPPPPEDTLIVTGDANQAEENEIASSSSDQVIEQQEVNLEVNKDHADMEFNSQVNQEKYEEMETPVEVAFTELDGFQNLTDADAALNAQATEESDIPPTAWVEIEEHEEQPAPFSGNVCQIQSPSSVAPVGIPSPRVRHSLSQMLLEESSEPDVVEWGNAENPPAMVYQRDVPKGLKRLLKFARKSKMDTNSTGCSSPSVFSEGEDDTDESKLVTKRSSDNLLKKATLHAKNLGHQNTSSRDKSLAAHGTHAQANISKTIGHRLSEKLQEGHISAPVTSSKAFKGGKQNEVKFL, from the exons ATGGAGAAAGGGGTAGATGCCAATATCCTGCTTGATTTCATTGAATTTCAGATTTTCCCAAGCCAGAACAG GTACGAGGCATGCGTATGCCGggggaaaaaaatagaaacagTAACATCTGCAATTCTTGAGCCATTGTTGCTGCATTCCGCTACTATCAAAGCATTGCATTCAGAAGGATTTGATGCCAAATATAAACTCATAGCACCTGAAGATCGTAATTCTTCCAGATGGTTCAGAAAGTCCACATTAATGAG ATTCTTGCAAGTTATTGGTTCATCAGAAGTAACATACGCAACTGATACTGTAAAAGATGAGATATCTCAGCTAGAGGAGGCCCGGAAATTTCACCTTTCATTGTATTCAAAG GGTCCTCAAAATCATCTTGAGACTGGGAATGCAG GCAATTCTTCCAACAACAATGCATCAATCCCGAAA GCTGGAATTAGCTCTCCGTCATCAGATGATTCCAA AAATGAATTGCTGCATGCTATAGATATGAGACTTTCTGCCCTAAGAGGGGAATTAGCTACTGCATTTGCCCAATCAGCTAGGGCTACATGCTCCAATGAGGAGATGGATGACTTGGAAAAGTTCTCTCATCATTTTGGAGCCACAGACTTGAG GGATTCTTTGTGCAAACTCCTGGAGTTGAGCGAAGAGAATAGTCGAGATGAGATTCCAAGTGGCAGTCAGCTTTCTTCTAAAAGAAATTTAGAGAGGCACAGAATCAATAATAAGCAGGAGAATAATAAGAACTGCAACCAACCACAGTCAGATACTCCTGTAAAGTATAGTGCTTCTCCAGCAAAAGCTGCACAgattgagagagagagctccTCTGAAAGTGGAGAATTGTCTTGCTCAGGTGATGAGGAGCAACCATCCATTCAAAGAAGCCGGACTCTTATAAGATCTGCTTCACCTAGAAGATCTGCATCTCCAATGCGGAGGGTTCAAATTGGACGATCGGGATCCCGGAGATCCACTGCATTGGCTATCAAAAGCCTCAATTATTTACCTAGAGAAAGGTTAAGCTGTCAAAAAGATGCAGCTACAGAGAGTAGCGATGAGGAAGCATCTGAGCAACCATCAAAAAGATCCGAGAGTAATGTAAATAGAATCAGTGTGCAAGATGCAATCAGTCTTTTTGAAAGCAAGCAAAGAGACCAAACAGTGGATATCCAGAAGACAAAGTCATTGTTAAATGTCAAGGTTGGTGCAAATAAATCTGTATTGAGAAGATGGAGTGCTGGTGCAGGTGAAAATTTTTCTGAAGATCCCCAAAGTACTAACTCAGATAATGCTGTTGCCTTACCTTCAGATGGTGTGGAAAACACCGGAATCGCAAATGAGTTGCCAGAAGAAAAAGCTGAGCATGATCTTCCTTCTGAGGATGATGCAGTTCGGCCTGCTGAATTGGGTATTAAGCCAGACTCTCCTGAACAAGGATTGCCTGATGCAGCTTGCATTCAGGAGAATGCTGTCTGTAGTCAAACAGCAGaaattagtgaaaatttaaTGGACTCAGCTGAATGGAGTCGACAGAAGGAAGCAGAACTTAACCAGTTGCTAATGAAAATGATGGAAACTAATCCGGTTAAATATCGAACTGGAGCACCTGCCAATAGAAAAAGCCAGAACTTGCCAAGTGAACAGAGAGGTGGTTTCTATGACCACTACAAGGAAAAGAGGAATGAGAAACTCCGAGGAGAAACTGCTGGAAAACGAGCAGAGAAGGAAAAACAATTTAGAGTTATGCAACAAATTCTTGATGAGAGGAAAGCCGAAATGGCATCTGCAAATGGGAGTGATGCTGGTAGAAAACATAATGTGAAGCCCCAGAAATCACAGAAGACGTCATCCCCGGCAAATCACAAGAAGGAAATATCAAAACCTTCTGTTGTTAAAAAAGCTTCACCAAAAGCATCTCCTTTGCCTGCCACACGGAAATCATGGCCAACTACAGCATCACCAAGACCTACAGGTATCTCACCAGCTAAAACCCCTCCTGGGACGACTTCTGCTGGTACCACTACCCGTAGAAAATCACAACCAGCACCACCAGTTCCTCGATTGAGCCCAAAAGTAGAGAGATCACAACTCAAACCAAAGTCAGTTAAACCAAACCAGAATGACACTAACAAGGGTGTTAAAGATGCAAATGAAAAGCAGCAAGCtttgaaaaaaattaccaaGTCAGCAAAACCAAAACCTCAGTCTATGGATAGGGATGCTGCTTCCTCAGCAAAGCCTAGCTTCTATAACAAGGTGACCAAGAAAAGCAGTGTTGTGCCTATTGAATCAAAGCCTTTTCTCCGTAAGAATTCTGGGATAGGCTCTGGAGTTAGTCCAGTCTCGAGGGCTAAAGTACCTCCTCCGCCTGAGGACACGTTAATCGTTACAGGAGATGCTAATCAAGCTGAAGAGAATGAAATTGCTTCTAGCTCATCTGATCAGGTCATTGAACAACAGGAAGTGAACCTCGAGGTAAATAAAGATCATGCAGACATGGAATTCAACAGTCAGGTAAACCAGGAGAAATATGAGGAAATGGAAACTCCTGTTGAGGTTGCTTTTACCGAACTTGATGGTTTTCAAAACCTGACTGATGCTGATGCTGCATTAAATGCTCAAGCTACAGAAGAATCAGATATCCCTCCTACAGCCTGGGTGGAAATAGAAGAGCATGAGGAACAACCGGCTCCATTCAGTGGCAATGTTTGCCAAATTCAATCACCATCCAGTGTTGCACCAGTTGGAATCCCCAGTCCACGTGTTCGTCACTCTCTGTCTCAGATGCTGCTGGAGGAGAGCAGTGAACCTGATGTTGTTGAATGGGGCAATGCCGAGAATCCTCCTGCCATGGTCTACCAAAGAGATGTCCCCAAGGGATTGAAGAGGCTTTTGAAATTTGCTCGAAAGAGTAAAATGGACACAAATTCAACTGGCTGCTCTAGTCCATCTGTCTTTTCTGAAGGAGAGGATGATACTGACGAATCTAAATTAGTTACTAAAAGAAGTTCTGACAATTTACTGAAGAAGGCAACGCTTCATGCAAAAAATTTGGGACATCAAAACACCTCGTCACGGGACAAAAGCCTAGCTGCTCATGGGACACATg CTCAAGCAAATATAAGCAAAACCATTGGTCATAGATTGTCTGAGAAGTTGCAGGAGGGACATATTTCTGCTCCGGTGACTTCATCAAAAG CATTCAAGGGTGGCAAACAGAACGAGGTGAAGTTTCTGTGA
- the LOC113759805 gene encoding uncharacterized protein LOC113759805 isoform X1, protein MDGRRITASPRPCSGRRVVAKKRPRGGMDGFVNSVKKLQRREISSRRDRAFSMSDAQERFRNIRLQEEYDTHDPKGQCSVVLPFLRKRSKIIEIVAARDIVFALAQSGVCAAFSRETNERICFLNVSPDEVIRSLFYNKNNDSLITVSVYASDNFSSLKCRTTRIEYIRRGKPDAGFPLFESESLKWPGFVEFDDVNGKVLTYSAQDSIYKVFDLKNYTMLYSISDKNVQEIKISPGIMLLIFTKACGHVPLQILSIEDGTVLKSFNHLLHRNKKVDFIEQFNEKLLVKQENENLQILDVRNSELTEVSRTEFMTPSAFIFLYENQLFLTFRNRTVAVWNFRGELVTSFEDHLLWHPDCNTNNIYITSDQDLIISYCKADSDDPLSEGNAGSINISNILTGKCLAKIKVSNSSPLDDCCCSSSCGGRSCNSQKRVQAAKVRSTVAEALEDITALFYDEERNEIYTGNRLGLVHVWSN, encoded by the exons ATGGATGGTAGGAGAATAACGGCGAGTCCCCGGCCGTGCTCTGGACGGCGAGTGGTGGCCAAGAAGCGCCCTCGCGGAGGGATGGATGGTTTTGTGAACAGCGTTAAGAAGCTTCAAAGGCGGGAGATTTCCTCCCGGCGTGACCGTGCTTTCAGTATGAGTGATGCCCAAGAACGGTTTCGGAACATTCGATTACAG GAGGAATATGATACCCATGATCCGAAGGGACAGTGTTCTGTGGTACTTCCATTTCTTCGGAAACGatcaaaaataatagaaatagTAGCTGCTCGTGATATTGTTTTTGCTCTTGCACAATCTGGTGTTTGTGCAGCATTTAGTCGTG AGACTAACGAGAGGATATGCTTTTTGAATGTCAGCCCTGATGAGGTTATAAGAAGCTTGTTTTATAATAAAAACAACGATTCACTTATCACTGTTTCAGTTTATGCTTCAGATAATTTCAGCTCACTCAAGTGCAGAACTACAAGGATTGA ATACATCCGAAGGGGTAAACCAGATGCTGGTTTCCCTCTTTTTGAGTCAGAGTCATTGAAATGGCCCGGTTTTGTGGAATTTGATGATGTTAATGGGAAGGTTCTCACATATTCTGCACAGGATAG CATATACAAAGTTTTTGACTTGAAGAACTACACGATGCTGTACTCAATATCAGATAAGAATGTTCAAGAGATTAAAATCAG TCCTGGAATCATGTTATTGATATTTACCAAAGCCTGTGGTCATGTTCCGCTGCAAATTCTGTCAATTGAGGATGGGACTGTTCTCAAATCTTTTAACCATCTCCTTCATCGGAACAAAAAGGTGGATTTCATTGAACAGTTCAATGAAAAGCTTCTTGTCAAGCAGGAAAATGAGAATCTCCAGATTCTCGAC GTCCGCAATTCTGAGTTAACTGAAGTTAGCAGAACTGAATTCATGACCCCATCAGCATTCATATTTCTGTATGAAAACCAGTTGTTCTTGACATTCAGAAATCGTACTGTGGCTGTTTGGAATTTCCGTGGTGAGCTGGTTACCTCGTTTGAGGATCATCTGTTGTGGCATCCGGACTGCAACACTAATAATATTTACATCACCAGTGATCAGGACCTAATTATTTCTTATTGCAAAGCTGATTCTGATGATCCATTATCAGAAGGAAATG CAGGTTCGATCAATATCAGCAACATTCTGACAGGAAAATGCCTTGCTAAAATAAAAGTAAGCAACAGCTCTCCCCTGGACGACTGCTGTTGCAGTTCTAGTTGTGGTGGGAGAAGTTGCAATTCGCAGAAACGGGTCCAAGCTGCTAAAGTAAGGAGCACAGTTGCAGAGGCACTGGAAGACATTACTGCCCTTTTCTACGATGAAGAGCGCAATGAGATTTATACTGGAAATAGGCTTGGCCTGGTCCATGTGTGGTCAAACTAG
- the LOC113759805 gene encoding uncharacterized protein LOC113759805 isoform X2 has protein sequence MDGRRITASPRPCSGRRVVAKKRPRGGMDGFVNSVKKLQRREISSRRDRAFSMSDAQERFRNIRLQEEYDTHDPKGQCSVVLPFLRKRSKIIEIVAARDIVFALAQSGVCAAFSRETNERICFLNVSPDEVIRSLFYNKNNDSLITVSVYASDNFSSLKCRTTRIEYIRRGKPDAGFPLFESESLKWPGFVEFDDVNGKVLTYSAQDSIYKVFDLKNYTMLYSISDKNVQEIKISPGIMLLIFTKACGHVPLQILSIEDGTVLKSFNHLLHRNKKVDFIEQFNEKLLVKQENENLQILDVRNSELTEVSRTEFMTPSAFIFLYENQLFLTFRNRTVAVWNFRGELVTSFEDHLLWHPDCNTNNIYITSDQDLIISYCKADSDDPLSEGNGSINISNILTGKCLAKIKVSNSSPLDDCCCSSSCGGRSCNSQKRVQAAKVRSTVAEALEDITALFYDEERNEIYTGNRLGLVHVWSN, from the exons ATGGATGGTAGGAGAATAACGGCGAGTCCCCGGCCGTGCTCTGGACGGCGAGTGGTGGCCAAGAAGCGCCCTCGCGGAGGGATGGATGGTTTTGTGAACAGCGTTAAGAAGCTTCAAAGGCGGGAGATTTCCTCCCGGCGTGACCGTGCTTTCAGTATGAGTGATGCCCAAGAACGGTTTCGGAACATTCGATTACAG GAGGAATATGATACCCATGATCCGAAGGGACAGTGTTCTGTGGTACTTCCATTTCTTCGGAAACGatcaaaaataatagaaatagTAGCTGCTCGTGATATTGTTTTTGCTCTTGCACAATCTGGTGTTTGTGCAGCATTTAGTCGTG AGACTAACGAGAGGATATGCTTTTTGAATGTCAGCCCTGATGAGGTTATAAGAAGCTTGTTTTATAATAAAAACAACGATTCACTTATCACTGTTTCAGTTTATGCTTCAGATAATTTCAGCTCACTCAAGTGCAGAACTACAAGGATTGA ATACATCCGAAGGGGTAAACCAGATGCTGGTTTCCCTCTTTTTGAGTCAGAGTCATTGAAATGGCCCGGTTTTGTGGAATTTGATGATGTTAATGGGAAGGTTCTCACATATTCTGCACAGGATAG CATATACAAAGTTTTTGACTTGAAGAACTACACGATGCTGTACTCAATATCAGATAAGAATGTTCAAGAGATTAAAATCAG TCCTGGAATCATGTTATTGATATTTACCAAAGCCTGTGGTCATGTTCCGCTGCAAATTCTGTCAATTGAGGATGGGACTGTTCTCAAATCTTTTAACCATCTCCTTCATCGGAACAAAAAGGTGGATTTCATTGAACAGTTCAATGAAAAGCTTCTTGTCAAGCAGGAAAATGAGAATCTCCAGATTCTCGAC GTCCGCAATTCTGAGTTAACTGAAGTTAGCAGAACTGAATTCATGACCCCATCAGCATTCATATTTCTGTATGAAAACCAGTTGTTCTTGACATTCAGAAATCGTACTGTGGCTGTTTGGAATTTCCGTGGTGAGCTGGTTACCTCGTTTGAGGATCATCTGTTGTGGCATCCGGACTGCAACACTAATAATATTTACATCACCAGTGATCAGGACCTAATTATTTCTTATTGCAAAGCTGATTCTGATGATCCATTATCAGAAGGAAATG GTTCGATCAATATCAGCAACATTCTGACAGGAAAATGCCTTGCTAAAATAAAAGTAAGCAACAGCTCTCCCCTGGACGACTGCTGTTGCAGTTCTAGTTGTGGTGGGAGAAGTTGCAATTCGCAGAAACGGGTCCAAGCTGCTAAAGTAAGGAGCACAGTTGCAGAGGCACTGGAAGACATTACTGCCCTTTTCTACGATGAAGAGCGCAATGAGATTTATACTGGAAATAGGCTTGGCCTGGTCCATGTGTGGTCAAACTAG